From Lujinxingia vulgaris, a single genomic window includes:
- a CDS encoding ComF family protein: MPQRLVHLLQQAVDRLLPPGCAACDDPALPESAFCAICEEDSYLLPSSVCPRCALPLPLSRSPYASHNAAGGCPGCARRPFSPIGRTTAIWEYEGAVSEALRRIKYSGDLVAAQSLLNASAALISPTLRALPPSLIIPVPARPENLRERGFHLPSLLARRWAKGTHHRPALFTLRKTRQTRAQASLGLIERSTNLRDAFKAHKAHRPATSALIVDDVLTTGATLDAAACALREAGVEKIHALVLARSLPRQ; this comes from the coding sequence GTGCCTCAACGCCTTGTCCACCTCCTTCAGCAGGCCGTTGATCGCCTGCTTCCTCCCGGCTGCGCGGCCTGCGACGATCCGGCACTCCCCGAGAGCGCCTTCTGCGCGATCTGCGAGGAGGACAGCTACCTCTTGCCATCCAGCGTTTGCCCGAGGTGCGCGCTTCCCCTTCCGCTGAGCCGCTCTCCTTACGCGTCGCACAACGCGGCCGGCGGCTGCCCCGGCTGCGCGCGACGCCCCTTTTCGCCCATAGGCCGCACCACCGCCATCTGGGAGTACGAGGGCGCGGTCTCCGAGGCGCTGCGACGCATCAAATACTCCGGCGATCTGGTCGCCGCACAGTCCCTCTTAAACGCCTCGGCCGCCCTCATCTCGCCGACGCTCCGGGCGCTCCCCCCGTCGCTCATCATTCCGGTGCCCGCGCGCCCCGAAAACCTGCGGGAGCGCGGATTTCATCTTCCCTCGCTGCTTGCCCGGCGCTGGGCAAAAGGCACCCACCACCGCCCGGCGCTCTTTACCCTTCGCAAAACTCGCCAGACCCGCGCCCAGGCAAGCCTGGGGCTCATCGAGCGCAGCACCAACCTGCGCGACGCCTTTAAGGCTCACAAAGCCCATCGTCCCGCGACAAGCGCGCTTATCGTCGACGACGTCCTCACCACCGGCGCCACCCTGGACGCCGCCGCCTGCGCGCTTCGGGAGGCCGGCGTTGAAAAAATTCACGCTCTGGTGCTGGCCCGAAGCCTCCCCCGTCAATAA
- a CDS encoding 23S rRNA (pseudouridine(1915)-N(3))-methyltransferase RlmH — protein MKISVVAMGKMRDARLGELAKEYRERLAHHLPVEDVEVREVRVSGNDVAGALAEEAEAMRKASPEPALTIAMTEGGKQIDSAQLAEWMDGWMVGGQRHVVFYIGSAHGLDRQLIKSCDRRLSLSKMTFPHEMARMMLWEQLYRAMTIIRGEPYHK, from the coding sequence ATGAAGATCAGCGTGGTGGCGATGGGGAAGATGCGAGACGCTCGCCTTGGCGAGCTCGCAAAGGAGTATCGCGAGCGGCTGGCGCATCATCTGCCCGTGGAAGATGTGGAGGTGCGCGAGGTGCGCGTCAGTGGCAACGATGTGGCCGGGGCTCTGGCCGAGGAGGCCGAGGCGATGCGCAAAGCTTCGCCGGAGCCGGCGCTCACCATCGCGATGACCGAGGGAGGGAAGCAAATCGACAGCGCTCAGCTGGCCGAGTGGATGGACGGCTGGATGGTCGGTGGTCAGCGCCATGTGGTCTTCTACATCGGCAGCGCGCACGGGCTGGATCGGCAGCTTATCAAAAGCTGCGATCGGCGCCTCTCGCTCTCGAAGATGACCTTCCCCCACGAGATGGCGCGCATGATGCTCTGGGAGCAGCTCTACCGGGCGATGACGATCATTCGCGGTGAGCCCTACCATAAGTAA
- the rsfS gene encoding ribosome silencing factor produces MKTDSAASTPNTPQSEIDQELIDVARGIAAVTWDLKALNTTVIDLRGRVSYTDFIIVATGTSERHVQALAKRVDSEMRDSGRKSMGTEGLDTGRWALLDYGDIIVHIFHQDARKDYDLERMWSEAPRLELEDAPEELYGHFDGEAFGA; encoded by the coding sequence ATGAAGACAGACAGCGCCGCTTCCACCCCGAACACCCCTCAGTCCGAAATCGATCAGGAGCTGATCGACGTGGCCCGCGGCATCGCCGCGGTCACCTGGGATCTTAAAGCGCTCAACACCACCGTCATCGATCTGCGCGGTCGGGTGAGCTACACCGACTTTATCATCGTGGCCACTGGCACCTCCGAGCGTCACGTGCAGGCACTGGCCAAACGCGTCGACTCCGAGATGCGCGACTCCGGCCGCAAGAGCATGGGCACCGAAGGCCTGGACACCGGCCGCTGGGCCCTGCTCGACTACGGCGACATCATCGTGCACATCTTCCACCAGGACGCCCGCAAGGATTACGACCTGGAGCGCATGTGGTCGGAGGCCCCTCGCCTGGAGCTCGAAGACGCCCCCGAAGAGCTCTACGGCCACTTCGACGGCGAAGCCTTCGGAGCCTGA
- a CDS encoding glutamate-5-semialdehyde dehydrogenase, with the protein MVNHDSCECSVTDVFDPSQLHAQARRVRRAARELARQPGALRDDALLHMARALRAHTDAILSANQADLEAARASGLEDSFIDRLRLSPERIEQMACALDEVRALPDPLGGYDEMWMRPNGLQVAKKRIPLGVIGIIYEARPNVTSDAAALCLKSGNGVMLKGGSDAFASNLAVVTALREGLQQSDLPPEACEAIGFVETRQREATAHLLTLSDAIDVIIPRGGKGLIQFVHQHSRIPVIKHDEGVCHLVVDGSASPETVERVVLNAKVQRPGVCNAAETLLFTESALEEHVPRCLKSLSEAGVRLHLCPASAAIARAANIDFCEATDDAYAAEFLSLELAVRVVADLDEAIAHIDRFGSRHSEALLTESYAQSQRFIDAVDSSVVLINASTRFSDGGQLGLGAEIGISTTRMHAYGPMGLKELTTTKFVVLGTGQIRE; encoded by the coding sequence ATGGTAAACCACGACTCTTGCGAGTGCTCCGTGACCGACGTTTTTGATCCTTCCCAGCTTCACGCCCAGGCCCGCCGTGTGCGTCGCGCCGCCCGCGAGCTCGCGCGCCAGCCCGGCGCGCTGCGCGACGACGCGCTCCTGCACATGGCCCGGGCGCTGCGCGCCCACACCGACGCCATCCTCAGCGCCAACCAGGCCGACCTGGAGGCCGCCCGGGCCAGCGGCCTGGAGGATTCGTTTATCGATCGCCTGCGCCTGAGCCCCGAGCGCATCGAGCAGATGGCCTGCGCCCTCGACGAGGTCCGCGCCCTGCCCGACCCACTCGGCGGCTACGATGAGATGTGGATGCGCCCCAACGGCCTGCAGGTCGCTAAAAAGCGCATTCCTCTGGGCGTCATCGGCATCATCTACGAGGCCCGCCCCAACGTGACCAGCGATGCGGCCGCGCTCTGCTTAAAGAGCGGTAACGGCGTGATGCTCAAAGGGGGCAGCGACGCGTTTGCCTCCAACCTGGCGGTCGTCACCGCGCTGCGCGAGGGTCTCCAACAGAGCGATCTTCCGCCGGAGGCCTGCGAGGCCATCGGCTTTGTGGAGACGCGTCAGCGCGAGGCCACCGCCCACCTGCTCACCCTGAGCGACGCGATCGATGTGATCATCCCCCGCGGCGGCAAGGGGCTCATTCAATTTGTGCATCAGCACTCCCGCATCCCCGTCATCAAACACGATGAGGGCGTCTGCCACTTGGTCGTCGACGGCTCCGCCAGCCCGGAGACGGTGGAGCGGGTGGTGCTCAACGCCAAGGTGCAGCGCCCCGGGGTGTGCAACGCCGCCGAGACGCTGCTTTTTACCGAGAGCGCGCTTGAGGAGCATGTGCCCCGCTGCCTTAAGTCCTTGTCGGAGGCCGGCGTACGCCTGCACCTCTGCCCGGCCAGCGCCGCCATCGCACGCGCGGCCAACATCGACTTTTGCGAAGCCACCGACGACGCGTACGCCGCCGAGTTCTTAAGCCTGGAGCTGGCGGTGCGCGTAGTCGCCGACCTCGACGAGGCCATCGCGCACATCGATCGCTTTGGCTCTCGCCACTCCGAGGCCCTTCTCACCGAGAGTTATGCCCAGTCTCAGCGTTTCATCGACGCGGTGGACTCCTCGGTGGTACTCATAAACGCGTCGACACGCTTTAGCGACGGCGGCCAGCTTGGGCTGGGCGCCGAGATCGGCATCAGCACCACCCGCATGCACGCCTACGGCCCGATGGGCTTAAAGGAATTGACGACCACCAAATTCGTTGTGTTAGGTACGGGACAGATCCGGGAGTGA
- a CDS encoding co-chaperone GroES encodes MKIQPLYDRVLIQRVPSEEKTSTGIIIPDTAKEKPLEGIVRATGKGKPGDDGKPVALQVKEGDKVLFGKYSGTDVTINGEEHLILREEEILAVITD; translated from the coding sequence ATGAAGATTCAGCCCCTGTACGATCGCGTCCTTATCCAGCGCGTGCCCAGCGAAGAAAAGACCTCGACCGGCATCATCATCCCCGACACCGCCAAAGAGAAGCCGCTTGAAGGTATCGTGCGCGCCACCGGCAAAGGTAAGCCCGGTGATGACGGTAAGCCCGTCGCGCTGCAGGTCAAAGAAGGCGACAAGGTCCTCTTCGGCAAGTACTCCGGCACCGATGTGACGATCAACGGCGAAGAGCACCTGATCCTGCGCGAAGAAGAGATCCTGGCGGTCATCACCGACTAA
- the groL gene encoding chaperonin GroEL (60 kDa chaperone family; promotes refolding of misfolded polypeptides especially under stressful conditions; forms two stacked rings of heptamers to form a barrel-shaped 14mer; ends can be capped by GroES; misfolded proteins enter the barrel where they are refolded when GroES binds) codes for MAKEIIFDTRARQRILNGVNTLANAVRVTLGPKGRNVVIEKSFGAPLITKDGVTVAKEIELEDKFEDMGAKMVKEVASKTSDTAGDGTTTATVLAQAILREGTKLVTAGHNPMEIKRGIDKAVTAVVEELHKMATETSERGQIAQVGTISANNDESIGNLIAEAMEKVGKEGVITVEEAKGLEDELEFVEGMQFDRGYLSPYFVTDAERMEATFDNPFILLFDKKVSSMKDLLPLLEQVHGQGNRPLLIIAEDIDGEALATLVVNKLRGVLNVAAVKAPGFGDRRKAMLEDIAILTGGNVISEERGMKLEAATLQDLGTAGTVTITKDSTTIVGGQGTKDAITGRVNQIKAQIESTTSDYDREKLQERLAKLVGGVAVIKVGAQTEIEMKEKKARVEDALNATRAAVEEGIVPGGGVAVLRASKVLDNLSLEREQAFGVDIVRRAAQEPIRQISANAGVEGSIVIQNVLGKDGNYGYNARTDVYEDLVKAGVIDPVKVTRTALQNAASIAGLMLTTEAMIAEKPKAGDDDAAGAAGMGGMGGMGGMGGMGMM; via the coding sequence ATGGCCAAAGAGATCATTTTTGATACCCGCGCTCGCCAGCGCATCCTCAACGGCGTTAACACCCTTGCCAACGCCGTGCGCGTGACCCTGGGGCCGAAGGGCCGCAACGTGGTCATCGAGAAGAGCTTCGGCGCTCCGCTCATCACCAAAGACGGCGTGACCGTCGCCAAGGAGATCGAGCTTGAGGACAAGTTCGAAGACATGGGCGCCAAGATGGTCAAAGAGGTCGCCTCGAAGACCTCCGACACCGCCGGTGACGGTACCACCACCGCGACCGTGCTGGCTCAGGCCATCCTGCGTGAAGGCACCAAGCTTGTGACCGCCGGGCACAACCCGATGGAGATCAAGCGCGGCATCGACAAGGCCGTGACCGCCGTGGTCGAAGAGCTGCACAAGATGGCCACCGAGACCAGCGAGCGCGGCCAGATCGCGCAGGTCGGTACCATCTCCGCCAACAACGACGAGTCCATCGGTAACCTCATCGCTGAGGCCATGGAGAAGGTCGGCAAAGAAGGCGTGATCACCGTCGAAGAAGCCAAGGGCCTGGAAGACGAACTCGAGTTCGTCGAGGGGATGCAGTTCGACCGCGGCTACCTCTCGCCCTACTTCGTGACCGACGCCGAGCGTATGGAAGCAACCTTCGACAACCCCTTCATCCTGCTCTTCGACAAGAAGGTCAGCTCCATGAAGGATCTTCTGCCCCTGCTGGAGCAGGTCCACGGTCAGGGCAACCGCCCGCTGCTGATCATCGCCGAAGACATCGACGGCGAAGCGCTGGCCACCCTGGTGGTCAACAAGCTGCGCGGCGTGCTCAACGTGGCCGCCGTCAAGGCGCCGGGCTTCGGCGACCGCCGCAAGGCCATGCTCGAAGACATCGCCATCCTCACCGGTGGCAACGTCATCAGCGAAGAGCGCGGCATGAAGCTTGAAGCCGCCACCCTTCAGGACCTGGGCACCGCCGGCACCGTGACCATCACCAAGGACTCCACCACCATCGTCGGTGGTCAGGGGACCAAAGATGCGATCACCGGTCGCGTCAACCAGATCAAGGCCCAGATCGAGTCGACCACCAGCGACTACGACCGTGAGAAGCTCCAGGAGCGTCTGGCCAAGCTCGTCGGTGGTGTGGCCGTGATCAAGGTCGGCGCCCAGACCGAGATCGAGATGAAGGAGAAGAAGGCCCGCGTTGAAGACGCCCTCAACGCCACCCGCGCTGCCGTCGAAGAAGGCATCGTCCCCGGTGGTGGTGTGGCCGTGCTGCGCGCCTCCAAGGTGCTCGACAACCTCTCCCTGGAGCGCGAGCAGGCCTTCGGTGTCGACATCGTGCGCCGCGCCGCTCAGGAGCCCATCCGCCAGATCTCGGCCAACGCCGGTGTGGAAGGCTCCATCGTCATCCAGAACGTGCTCGGCAAGGATGGCAACTACGGCTACAACGCCCGCACCGACGTGTACGAAGACCTGGTCAAGGCCGGCGTCATCGACCCGGTCAAGGTCACCCGCACCGCGCTGCAGAACGCGGCCAGCATCGCCGGTCTGATGCTGACCACCGAGGCGATGATCGCCGAGAAGCCCAAGGCGGGCGACGATGACGCCGCCGGTGCTGCTGGTATGGGCGGCATGGGTGGTATGGGCGGCATGGGTGGCATGGGCATGATGTAA
- a CDS encoding serine/threonine protein kinase, whose protein sequence is MTHPEAETRAFCELRAGVLFEGKYRIVRPLGEGSFATVVHARHEVMDRDVALKFLRPEVMAAHPEVAERFINEVRVASRLKDPHTVAIFDFGTTSDAIPYMVLEYVDGRTLDEVIEARGALGKRRSMECCLQILASLEEAHAHHVIHRDLKPANLMVGRTAQGGWTIKVLDFGVAKLVERAEEKIQTSSGRQSTQFIGTPRYMSPEQILGQKVSAASDLYSLGLIFFEMCTGRACIAETSVAKVARFHLAEEPLPLDGIEELPEALQAIIHRATARHPEARYASAREFREDLEAILQGRARRRTSNPTIPQTPKAKSEQSDGSADVFSGKGYVPLPEDSESEAKSNSAAQRTPSGNMRRTTGMRRTTGVRRASGPISAPPPQRTVSQSGSASVSDLDLDLHSVARQQHQLATRQTPTVDELRQSQDRAASHAHWRLTLVSSVGLVLVAMLSFALVSAAASPLGSATRAVVGVLPFLLAFLWVAFSNTLHFPDVTRRWLLPWLKRTSAASAVGLVVIGLVFPTAAAAALREDALWFLGEQVGGAPLPLRLTIRSLAGALAGLYELMAGLLPWA, encoded by the coding sequence ATGACCCACCCAGAAGCTGAGACCCGGGCGTTTTGCGAGCTTCGCGCCGGGGTGCTCTTTGAAGGAAAATACCGCATCGTGCGGCCGCTGGGGGAGGGAAGTTTCGCGACGGTAGTGCACGCGCGCCACGAGGTGATGGATCGCGATGTTGCGCTGAAGTTTCTGCGTCCGGAGGTCATGGCGGCCCATCCCGAGGTGGCCGAGCGCTTCATCAACGAGGTGCGCGTGGCCAGCCGCCTCAAAGATCCGCACACCGTGGCGATCTTCGACTTCGGGACCACTTCTGACGCCATCCCCTACATGGTGCTGGAGTACGTCGACGGGCGCACCCTCGATGAGGTCATTGAGGCGCGTGGAGCGCTGGGCAAGCGCCGCTCGATGGAGTGCTGCCTGCAGATCCTGGCGAGCCTGGAAGAGGCGCACGCCCACCACGTGATTCACCGCGACTTAAAGCCGGCCAACCTGATGGTGGGCCGCACCGCCCAGGGGGGCTGGACGATCAAAGTGCTGGACTTCGGGGTGGCCAAGCTGGTGGAGCGCGCCGAGGAGAAGATTCAGACGAGCTCCGGGCGACAGTCCACCCAGTTTATAGGCACCCCGCGCTACATGAGCCCCGAGCAGATCCTGGGGCAGAAAGTCAGCGCAGCCAGCGATCTTTATAGCCTGGGGCTGATCTTCTTTGAGATGTGCACCGGCCGCGCCTGCATCGCCGAGACGAGTGTGGCGAAGGTGGCGCGTTTTCACCTGGCCGAGGAGCCGCTACCCCTCGACGGCATCGAAGAGCTCCCCGAGGCGCTTCAGGCGATCATTCACCGCGCGACGGCTCGCCACCCCGAGGCGCGTTACGCCTCGGCGCGCGAGTTCCGTGAAGATCTGGAGGCGATCCTTCAGGGACGCGCCCGCCGCCGCACGTCCAACCCGACCATCCCGCAGACACCGAAGGCGAAGTCGGAGCAGTCCGACGGCTCCGCCGACGTTTTTTCCGGTAAGGGTTATGTGCCTCTTCCGGAAGATTCCGAGTCGGAGGCGAAAAGCAACTCTGCCGCCCAACGGACGCCGTCGGGAAATATGCGTCGCACTACCGGCATGCGCCGCACCACGGGTGTGCGCCGGGCCAGTGGTCCCATCAGCGCGCCGCCTCCGCAGCGCACCGTCTCGCAGTCGGGTAGCGCTTCGGTCAGCGATCTTGACCTCGATCTTCATTCGGTGGCGCGGCAGCAGCATCAACTCGCCACACGGCAGACGCCCACCGTCGATGAACTTCGTCAGAGTCAGGATCGCGCTGCCAGCCACGCGCACTGGCGTCTGACGCTGGTCAGCAGCGTGGGGCTTGTGCTTGTCGCCATGCTATCGTTTGCGCTGGTCTCGGCGGCGGCCTCGCCACTGGGGAGTGCAACGCGCGCGGTGGTCGGGGTGCTGCCTTTTCTTCTGGCCTTTCTGTGGGTAGCCTTCTCCAACACATTGCACTTCCCCGACGTGACCCGGCGCTGGCTTCTGCCCTGGCTCAAGCGCACGTCAGCGGCCAGCGCGGTGGGGCTTGTGGTGATTGGCCTTGTGTTTCCGACAGCTGCCGCGGCCGCTTTGCGCGAGGACGCGCTGTGGTTTCTTGGCGAGCAGGTTGGCGGGGCGCCGCTTCCCCTGCGCTTGACGATTCGCTCGCTGGCCGGCGCGCTGGCCGGACTCTATGAGCTGATGGCCGGCCTGCTTCCCTGGGCCTGA
- a CDS encoding serine/threonine-protein kinase encodes MSSPHRRLQQLIRQGDLLVGRYRIGRRVGAGAYGMIFSAVDEITTERVAIKAIPPADSQSSETAIGRFQREMKVVRALVHANIISLYDFGRTEDGLIFMVLEYVDGETLDKVAHASPLSLEVAADVVRQIAMALEVAHNAGVIHRDLKPANVMLTPTRYGGYRVKVLDFGMAKVLSRLEDESIVDLTREGIAVGTPRYIAPEQARGLPVGPAADMYAVGLLFYEMLAGEQAVRASSVEDAISAHVSRKPLELARLSSIDPRAHALLRALLEKDPERRLNSASALLGALDRLERGEEAAPKINISEVRDGAIGEQVDILASVDPDEFKRKRGAAEVVGGLFGRGEKLELDYDAYRDHAPRERDPVARRRQLRFDRFLRLPRSAAEWAEVWLSVLLFPMAFLMIGAQASELDHLLRLGVSVSPFVIALVWSLASPSSDWSGSLGRLTWLLSLVGAGVAHALGPADLVNDMARDPAWFARGIDHLLVVQWVGGLATWFSNHWSALVQNLL; translated from the coding sequence ATGAGCAGCCCGCATCGACGACTGCAACAACTTATCCGCCAGGGCGATCTTCTGGTGGGGCGCTATCGCATCGGCCGGCGTGTGGGGGCGGGGGCCTATGGCATGATCTTCAGCGCGGTCGACGAGATCACCACCGAGCGCGTGGCGATCAAGGCTATTCCCCCGGCCGACAGTCAGAGCTCGGAGACGGCCATCGGGCGTTTTCAGCGTGAGATGAAGGTCGTGCGTGCGCTGGTGCACGCCAACATCATCTCGCTCTATGACTTTGGGCGCACCGAGGACGGCCTGATCTTCATGGTGCTGGAGTACGTCGATGGGGAGACGCTCGATAAGGTTGCCCACGCCTCGCCATTATCGCTGGAGGTGGCCGCCGATGTGGTCCGCCAGATCGCGATGGCCCTGGAGGTCGCGCATAACGCCGGGGTGATTCACCGCGACTTAAAGCCGGCCAACGTGATGCTCACACCCACGCGTTACGGGGGCTACCGCGTCAAGGTGCTGGACTTTGGCATGGCCAAGGTGCTCTCGCGCCTCGAAGACGAGTCGATTGTCGATCTGACCCGCGAGGGCATCGCCGTGGGCACGCCGCGCTACATCGCCCCGGAGCAGGCGCGCGGGCTTCCGGTGGGCCCGGCCGCCGATATGTATGCGGTGGGGCTGCTTTTCTACGAGATGTTGGCTGGCGAGCAGGCGGTGCGCGCGTCGAGCGTCGAAGACGCGATCAGCGCGCATGTCTCCCGAAAACCTCTGGAGCTTGCGCGCTTAAGCTCAATTGACCCCCGAGCGCACGCGCTTCTCCGAGCGTTGCTGGAGAAAGATCCCGAGCGACGCCTCAACAGCGCCTCCGCCCTGCTGGGCGCGCTCGATCGCCTGGAGCGCGGCGAGGAGGCGGCCCCGAAGATCAACATCTCGGAGGTCAGAGATGGGGCGATCGGAGAGCAGGTTGATATCCTGGCCAGCGTTGACCCCGATGAGTTCAAGCGAAAGCGCGGCGCCGCAGAGGTCGTCGGCGGCCTCTTCGGACGTGGCGAGAAGCTGGAGCTGGATTACGACGCCTACCGCGACCACGCCCCTCGCGAGCGCGACCCGGTGGCCCGTCGTCGTCAGCTGCGTTTCGATCGTTTTTTAAGGTTGCCGCGTTCGGCGGCGGAGTGGGCTGAGGTCTGGCTGAGCGTGCTCCTCTTCCCGATGGCCTTTTTGATGATCGGCGCGCAGGCCAGTGAGCTCGATCATCTGCTGCGCCTGGGCGTCTCGGTGAGCCCCTTTGTGATCGCGCTGGTGTGGTCGCTGGCCTCGCCATCGAGCGACTGGTCGGGCTCGCTGGGGAGGCTGACCTGGCTGTTGAGCCTGGTCGGTGCGGGAGTCGCCCACGCGCTGGGGCCCGCTGATCTGGTCAATGATATGGCGCGAGATCCGGCCTGGTTTGCCCGCGGCATCGACCACCTGCTGGTGGTGCAGTGGGTGGGGGGCCTGGCGACGTGGTTTTCCAATCACTGGTCGGCGCTGGTGCAGAATCTGCTCTGA
- a CDS encoding peptidylprolyl isomerase: protein MLFEKRRLIGLALVAALGGGVVACDSSKSEDETTANAEAELAEDESAEGEASAEAGAEAAPSPEDIPLEDLPFHATGPVAKVNGKDVSEETFNEMVRHRAARLPEKVPAQMLEMLKSQTVDLAIDHYLVESTLDEARVTATEEDVEKLFSEFRERFPNDAMFKGYLQQMGIEEGELRQNMARDARLENYLAEKYDLEVPADEIETYYNEHTDRFTRPDEVRARHILIKVERGADDEAVATARAKAEEVLALARADGADFEALAKEHSEGPTAPRGGDLGFFAKERMVPEFSEAAFAMNAGEVSELVRTQFGFHIIQVVEKREAATAPLSEVSEAISVELRHQRRTQLFQRMLTELRESAEIERIDDNITVNEKMAAAPSEMAPGMPQMNLPGQVAPQQQGQKTLPGQQGSRQLKLDPSLQP from the coding sequence ATGCTCTTTGAGAAACGCCGACTGATCGGGCTCGCGCTCGTCGCTGCTCTGGGAGGCGGCGTCGTCGCCTGCGATTCCTCCAAATCCGAAGATGAAACGACGGCCAACGCCGAAGCCGAGCTCGCTGAAGACGAGAGCGCCGAAGGTGAAGCCAGCGCTGAGGCCGGCGCCGAAGCCGCGCCCTCGCCAGAAGATATCCCTCTGGAGGATCTGCCCTTCCACGCCACCGGCCCGGTTGCCAAGGTCAACGGCAAGGACGTCAGCGAAGAGACCTTCAACGAGATGGTCCGCCACCGCGCCGCGCGTCTTCCCGAGAAGGTGCCCGCGCAGATGCTGGAGATGCTCAAATCGCAGACCGTGGACCTCGCCATCGACCACTACCTGGTTGAGAGCACCCTCGATGAGGCCAGGGTCACCGCGACGGAGGAAGACGTCGAGAAGCTCTTTAGCGAGTTTCGTGAGCGCTTCCCCAACGACGCGATGTTCAAGGGCTACCTCCAGCAGATGGGCATCGAAGAAGGTGAGCTGCGCCAGAATATGGCGCGCGACGCCCGCCTTGAGAACTACCTGGCCGAAAAGTACGACCTGGAAGTCCCGGCCGACGAGATCGAGACCTACTACAACGAGCACACCGATCGTTTTACGCGTCCCGATGAGGTCCGTGCGCGCCACATCCTGATCAAGGTGGAGCGCGGCGCTGACGATGAGGCTGTGGCCACCGCCCGTGCCAAAGCCGAAGAGGTGCTCGCGCTGGCCAGGGCCGACGGTGCCGATTTTGAAGCGCTTGCCAAAGAGCACTCCGAAGGCCCCACCGCCCCGCGCGGTGGTGACCTGGGGTTCTTTGCCAAAGAGCGCATGGTGCCGGAGTTCTCCGAAGCCGCCTTCGCGATGAACGCCGGCGAGGTCTCGGAGCTTGTGCGCACGCAGTTTGGCTTCCACATCATTCAGGTCGTCGAGAAGCGTGAAGCCGCCACCGCGCCGCTGAGCGAAGTCTCCGAGGCCATCTCGGTGGAGCTTCGTCACCAGCGCCGCACCCAGCTCTTCCAGCGCATGCTGACCGAGCTGCGCGAGTCGGCTGAGATCGAGCGCATCGATGACAACATCACCGTCAACGAGAAGATGGCCGCCGCGCCCTCGGAGATGGCCCCGGGCATGCCGCAGATGAACCTGCCCGGTCAGGTCGCTCCGCAGCAGCAGGGGCAGAAGACGCTCCCCGGCCAGCAGGGAAGCCGCCAGCTCAAGCTCGATCCGAGCCTGCAGCCCTGA